Proteins from a single region of Starkeya sp. ORNL1:
- a CDS encoding response regulator transcription factor produces the protein MTILIVEDDVDIGSLLRRGFASESYQVELVGDGDQALRAANGKSLEAIILDVMLPGRSGIEVCKALRAAGQTAPIIMLSARSSVNERTEGLLAGADDYIVKPFAFEELLARVKVQALRRSNSEEESRILTAGPLSLDLDTRQAQVGETRVRLTEREVELLALLMRHAGEPLARADIFAALWAGHGGASLNVVDVYVGYLRHKLAEALPGGGHLIVTVRGRGFMFEPEAG, from the coding sequence ATGACCATCCTGATCGTCGAGGACGACGTCGATATCGGCTCGCTGCTGCGGCGCGGCTTTGCCTCCGAGAGCTACCAGGTCGAGCTGGTGGGTGATGGCGACCAGGCGTTGCGCGCCGCCAATGGCAAGTCGCTGGAGGCGATCATCCTCGATGTGATGCTGCCCGGCCGCTCCGGCATCGAGGTGTGCAAGGCGCTGCGCGCCGCCGGCCAGACCGCGCCGATCATCATGCTGTCCGCCCGCTCCAGCGTGAACGAGCGCACCGAGGGGCTGCTGGCGGGCGCCGACGACTACATCGTGAAGCCGTTCGCCTTCGAGGAATTGCTGGCGCGGGTGAAGGTGCAGGCGCTGCGCCGCTCCAACAGCGAGGAGGAATCCCGCATCCTCACCGCCGGCCCGCTGAGCCTCGACCTCGACACGCGGCAGGCGCAGGTCGGCGAGACCCGGGTGCGCCTTACCGAGCGCGAGGTGGAATTGCTGGCGCTCTTGATGCGCCACGCCGGCGAGCCGCTGGCGCGCGCCGACATCTTCGCCGCGCTGTGGGCCGGCCATGGCGGCGCCTCGCTGAACGTGGTGGACGTCTATGTCGGCTATCTCCGGCACAAGCTGGCGGAAGCGCTGCCGGGCGGCGGGCACCTGATCGTTACGGTGCGCGGCCGCGGCTTCATGTTCGAGCCGGAGGCGGGGTAG
- a CDS encoding ATP-binding protein gives MALLLAVAVLITAASVALLVGTLGAANDQVERLVGAQKRLELLSALSGRIGDYALVSLQAAQEAAPDGTMHAGRLNAAARARDAFQRFEAVLGADVARISDEEQGTLMAARSRTLARLRAQFEVLDRQVATALDAPDPGSAVRVALDVFAAGFGAPLGQAMEEERTAGQAAQQAVRELRRRTITWGLTGALLAFGLAVLIYQLLGRSLVRRVAEVATGAAAIAKGRSDVRLTVTGHDELSLAMARFNRMAAHLARREARLVADQKRLQEIVDARTAELRAANTRLENVDLARRRFFTDVSHELRTPLTVILGEAEVTLRGGTPPAEDLRAALLVIQARARRLHRRVEDLLRIARSETGQIELERALVPVCDLLDEMKEGMLPLARAAGLTLETSCERHDLGVDADREWLRQTLEGLVANAVRHSPPGESIRVSARQQGPEVVLEVRDHGSGIPRDELPHVFERFWRGTAGAREGTGFGIGLALAKWIVDRHGGTIAIESATEDGPRRGTCVTIRLAAPMPDITLEAAQ, from the coding sequence ATGGCGCTGCTGCTGGCTGTCGCGGTGCTCATCACCGCGGCCTCCGTGGCGCTGCTTGTCGGCACGCTCGGCGCCGCCAACGACCAGGTGGAGCGCCTAGTCGGCGCGCAGAAGCGGCTCGAACTCTTGTCCGCCCTCTCCGGCCGCATCGGCGACTATGCGCTGGTCTCGCTGCAGGCCGCGCAGGAGGCAGCGCCCGACGGCACCATGCATGCCGGCCGGCTCAATGCTGCCGCTCGCGCCCGCGACGCCTTCCAGCGCTTCGAGGCGGTGCTGGGCGCCGATGTGGCGCGCATCAGCGACGAGGAGCAGGGCACGCTGATGGCGGCCCGCAGCCGCACGCTGGCGCGGCTGCGCGCGCAGTTCGAGGTGCTGGACCGCCAGGTCGCCACCGCCCTCGATGCGCCCGATCCGGGCAGCGCGGTGCGGGTGGCGCTCGATGTGTTCGCCGCCGGCTTCGGCGCCCCGCTCGGCCAGGCCATGGAGGAGGAGCGCACCGCCGGACAGGCGGCGCAGCAGGCGGTGCGCGAATTGCGTCGCCGCACCATCACCTGGGGCCTCACCGGCGCGCTGCTCGCCTTCGGGCTGGCAGTGCTGATCTATCAATTGCTTGGCCGCTCGCTGGTGCGCCGGGTGGCGGAAGTGGCGACCGGCGCCGCCGCCATCGCCAAGGGCCGCTCGGACGTGCGCCTCACCGTCACCGGCCATGATGAGCTCAGCCTCGCCATGGCCCGCTTCAACCGCATGGCGGCGCATCTGGCGCGGCGCGAGGCGCGCCTCGTGGCCGACCAGAAGCGGCTGCAGGAGATCGTCGACGCCCGCACCGCCGAGCTGCGCGCCGCCAATACGCGGCTGGAGAATGTCGACCTGGCGCGGCGCCGCTTCTTCACCGATGTCAGCCATGAGCTGCGCACCCCGCTCACCGTGATCCTCGGCGAGGCCGAGGTGACGCTGCGTGGCGGCACCCCGCCGGCCGAGGATCTGCGCGCCGCGCTGCTGGTGATCCAGGCCCGCGCCCGCCGCCTGCACCGGCGCGTCGAGGACCTGCTGCGCATCGCCCGTTCCGAGACCGGGCAGATCGAGCTGGAGCGCGCCCTGGTGCCGGTGTGCGACCTGCTCGACGAGATGAAGGAGGGCATGCTGCCGCTCGCCCGCGCCGCCGGCCTGACGCTGGAGACGAGTTGCGAGCGCCACGACCTCGGGGTGGATGCCGACCGCGAATGGCTGCGCCAGACCCTGGAGGGGCTGGTGGCCAATGCGGTGCGCCATTCGCCGCCGGGCGAATCCATACGTGTAAGCGCGCGCCAGCAGGGCCCGGAGGTAGTGCTGGAGGTGCGCGACCACGGCTCCGGCATTCCCCGCGACGAGCTGCCGCACGTCTTCGAGCGCTTCTGGCGCGGCACTGCGGGAGCGCGCGAGGGTACCGGTTTCGGCATCGGTCTCGCACTTGCGAAATGGATCGTGGACCGGCATGGCGGCACCATCGCCATCGAGAGCGCGACCGAAGACGGCCCGAGGCGGGGTACCTGCGTGACCATTCGACTTGCGGCACCGATGCCGGACATCACCCTGGAGGCGGCGCAATGA